GGAGCGACGCGTTTACCGCCGCCAGCCCAGCGCGATAGTCCAAAGAACTCGGTATTCAAGACGCGCGACGCGTTACCACCCGTCGGCGAACGTCATCCCGAGTCGTTCGCTGCCTGCACGAGCGATCTTGCTTCTTCGAGGAGCGCATCCAGCGCATCTCGGTCGAGCCACTCGCCCCTGAGCAACACGCCCTCGATCTCAGACAGATTGGCGATGTCCTCAAGCGGGTTGCCCCTGAGGAGTACCGCGTCGGCTCGCAGTCCGACCGCGATCCGGCCCATCACTTGCTCTTGATCAAGGGCCCTGGCGACGTCGACCGTCGCGGCCGAAAGGGCCTGGGCGGGTGTCATGCCGAGTTCGACGTACTCTGCCAGTTCCAGGTGCAGGGAGCGGCCAGCGATGCCAGGCCGGGCCGGCGTATCCGTGCCGGCAATGATGCGAGCGTCGGCGTCGATCAAGGCTGCGACGATCGCCCGAGGCGCCTCGTACAAACCACGAAGATCAATGTTGGATCGCACATACATCGTCTTTTCGCCGCCTAGGGATTGACGCCAGTACTCGATCGTCGAGGCCGTCACGAGGTCGTCGTCGAATTCGTCAAGGTAGTCATCAAACTCATCGAGGAGCATTCCCTCGGTCAGACTCGTTGTCAGCGTCGGGCAGATCCACTTCCCGGATTCACGCGCTCGTGCCGCCCAGAAGCGCTGCTTCTCTTCGTCCTGGTCGTTGTAGAGTTCCATCATTTGCGGCCACCGGGCGCCCTGTGCGGGTGAACCGTCTCGCACGCTCGCGCCGCAGAACGTGACGACGTGTTCCACCGTTTGCAGACCCGGTAGATCCAGTGCTTCCTGAAGACCAAGCGTAAATGGAACGTGACCGTAGACGGGGATGCCTAACTGCGCGGCTTGATCAACGAGCAACGTACATCCTGCCGCCTCAGGACTCGAATGGATCTTCAGTGCGTCGTATCCGAAGCGAGTGTGTTCTTCGAGTATCGGGCGGATATCGTCGATACTGCCGAGCATCCGAGTCGGGATGGCGGAAGCCTGCGTGAGGAGTGGCCCGGTCGTGATCATCGATGGCCCGATGCGTGTTCCGGCGTTCAGCTGATCGCGTAGTTCGACGATGCTCGGCGTACCCCACATCGAACGGACGAACGTGACTCCATGCGCAACGTAGAGCCGACAGAGAATATCGTTTGGCTCGCGCACGAACTGTGACTGAGCGTCCGCTGCAACCTCAGAGAAATCGAAGTGCACGTGGGCATCGGCAAGGCCAGCGATGAGGAACATGCCCGTCGCTTCGACCTCCAGGACGGCATCTGAAGCTGCGATCGTGCCAGACTGCCCGATCGCAGCAAAGATGCCATTCTGGGAGAGTACATCGGTCTTGTCGATGATCCGCGCGTGCTCGCCGTCGACGGTGACCACGGACACGTCCCTCAGCAGCACTGATGGCTCTTGCGCAAAACATGAGACCGCAGAGCACAACACCAACGCGACACAAAGGATGTTCGACCGGCGCCACTCCACGTGCAAACTCCTTCGCAACAGATGCGCGACGTCGTTGCTCGGTTAAGAGAAAGGGACAACCGGGTCACCTGGACGGCCGAGCTCCATCAAGGATAGCAGAAACGAGCATACGCCCGATGCGTTGCTCGAGTAAAGCCAGGAGTCCGATCGCGAGCCGACTAAGCGATCCGACTGCACTACGCCTCGGGAATCACTCCCTTTTGCGTGTGGCTTCGGGAACACTCGAGGCCGAGAACGCGCAGCCTGGTGCCGCTTGCCGGCGACCGGGCGGCACTCACTCAAGAGCAGGCTGTGTCGGACAGGAAAGTGCGGGTGAACGGGATCGAACCGTCGAAATGCAGCTTGGGAATAGCTTGGGATGCTGAGTGTCCGGTCACCCCCGCTCTCCCGGCGTCGTCCTAGCTCGCCCTCGTGCGATCACTTGCGAGCGACGGCACAGCCGGTCGTGTTCAGGATCCATCGGTTGTGCTACGAATGCACTTCATCTCAGCGGCTCCGCACCGAATCGGCGGCGAGGGCTCGGCTGTCCGGGGCCGCATCTCGCTGCGATCCGACGGTGGGGTGGCGACGCTGGCGTTACGATGTGGAGCGTTTGGGCGGCATGGGTACCTGGAGATCGACGAAGTCACCGAGTCGCACGGAACAGTGCCACGATGGAAAGGTCGTCCCCGATCTCCTCGGCACCCGACCATGAATCAACGCGGCCGATGGCTAAGTCTGCCGACGTCATGGCTCCGTCGCCGACTGAAGCCAGAGCATCCCGCAATCGCTCGCGCCCGAGTTCCTGTCCGCGGCCGTCGCGCTGCTCGTTCAGGCCGTCCGAGTGAATGTAGATGCGGTCCCCCGGCTTGAGCCGGAGTTCCAGTTCCTCAAACTCGGCGTCCGCCATGAGCCCGACCGGCGGTGAGCCCCCGTCGACGATCCGCGGTGCGCCATCGCTCGGAACGACAATCGGTCCGGGGTGGCCGGCGCAGGCGTACCGGATGGAGCCGGACGACAACTGGAGCAGCCCGTAGATCATCGTGATGAAGTGCGGATTCCGGTCGTCGTCCATCGGGTTCATGACGTTCAGCCGGCGGATGACCTCGCCCGGAGGCACGACCTTCGCCGACCCCGGGTCCCACCCCGGTTCCAGCACGATCGATGAGCGGTCGGGCCTGGGCTGAAGGCTGCGTGTCGCGGTCACCGCCAGCAGTGAAGCGGGGACGCCGTGCCCGCTCACGTCGAGCAGGTAGAAGCCCACGGTGTCGTCGTTGATCTTGAAGATGTCCAGGGCGTCGCCGCCGAGTTCGTCGCAGGGTCGGTATGCCCATCCGAAGTCGTAGCCGTCGCAATCAGGCAGTGAGCGCGGGAGGAGCGCCTGCTGCACCCGGCCCGCGGCCTCAAGGTCCGACTTCATGCGGTTGTTGGCTTGGGCGAGCTGTTCGTTCCGCTGCGTGATCTCGGCTTGCAGTCGCCTGAGCTTCAGGTGTGTGTCGACACGCGCGGTGACCTCCGCCGCCTCGAACGGCTTCGAGATGTAGTCAACAGCACCAAGCTCAAGCCCTTTCACCTTGCTCTCGGTTGCGTCGAGGGACGAGAGGAAGATCACGGGCACATCAGCGAGCGCAGCTTCTGACTTCAGTCTCTTGAGTGTCTCGTACCCGTCCATCCCCGGCGGCATCATGATGTCGAGCAGGATGAGGTCTGGGGTTATCTGCGTAGCGGTCTTTACGGCCTCCTCACCGCTCTTTGCGGCGAGCAATCGGTGACCGCTGGGTTGCAGCGTCTTGAAGAGCACCTGGAGGTTGGTGGCGTTGTCGTCCACCAACAGAACGGTGGATACGGCATTCTCTGGTGTGCTCATGGCTGCTCCGTTGCTGAGAGTTGCTCGGCCAGGAGTCGGAGTGCGTCAAGGTCAAACTCTGCTAGATGTCCGGCGATGCGCTCGGCGAGCGCACGCTCGGGATCGGAGGCCGCGGCCAGTTCCCCGGCAAACGCCTCGATCGCGGAGACATCGCCAACGGACGCCAGAGACGCCAGGCGGGCGCCGTGACGTGCCGAAAGATCGGCGGATAGGGGCGGTTGAGGTTCGGAGGAGGTACCAGCCAACGGCTGGTCTGTGGTCAGCTCAAGGTCACACAGCTCCGCAAGGGTCCCGTACAGCTCCGCGGCCTGCAGGGGCTTGCCGAGGAACCCATCGCAGCCCGCGTCCTGGATCTGCCGCCGCTGGTTCTCGAAGACGCTCGCTGATATCGCGATGATCTTGATCTGCGAGAGGGCGTTCTTGCCACGAATAGCACGCGTCGCATCGATGCCGTTCATGACCGGCATTCGGACATCCATGAGAACCACATCGGGCCACAGGACTTCCGCCTGCTCAACGGCCGCCTGACCGTTGTCCACTGAAGTCACCTCGATGCCCGGGAGCGCGAGCATCTGTTCAACGATGTCTCGGTTCTCAGGGCGGTCGTCCGCGACAAGGACCCGCAGCACCCGTCCGGCCGGTACGGCGATCGAGGTCTGATCGTCCAGTCCGGCCGGGGCGGGCGAGCTCAGGTCGAGCTCGACTTCGCGGAGCGGGATATCGAACCGGAAGCGTGACCCGATGCCCGGCTCGCTCGTTGCTTCGATCTCTCCGCCCAACGCCGCGACGATGTTCCTGGAGATTGCCAACCCGAGACCAGTTCCCCCGGCGTGCTTGCCAGCATCGGCCTGAGCGAACGCCTCGAAGACCCGGTCAAGCTCTTGCGGCGTCATGCCGACACCGGTGTCCTCGACCTCGAAACGAAGCGTCCCGATGGCTGGCTCGGAGACGCGAAGCGTGACGGAACCCCCGCTTGTGAACTTGATGGCATTCCCGGCGAGATTCACGAGCACTTGGCGCAGCTTGGTCGCGTCCGTCGAGACGCCGCGTGGCACCTCGGGCGAAACGTCAAGGCAGAGAGCGATGTCCTTCTCGGTGGCTCGCTGGGCAAGGACGTCTCTGACGCTCGTAAGCAGCTTCTGGAGGTCGGTGTCCTCCATCTCGATTCTGAGCTTGCCGCTCTCGATCCTGGCGAGGTCGAGCACGTCATTGATCAGGGTGAGCAAGTGTTGTCCACAACTCTGGATCGCCGACATGCTCCGACGCTGCTCGCCGGTCATGTTGGCGTCGCGCAAGAGGAGTTGGGCGTAGCCGAGCACACCGTTCAATGGCGTCCGCAATTCGTGGCTCATGTTCGAGAGGAACTCGCTCTTGGCCCGGTCTGCAGCCTCGGCACGCTCTCGGGCCGCGCGAAGCTCGGTGACATCGATGTGCACACCGATCATGCGGACCGGCCGCCCTGAACTGTCCCGGTCGGTCACCTCACCGACATCGAGAATCCACCGCCACGAGCCATCAGATGCTCGAACACGGATCTCGCATCGGTAGCTGGGCGTGAGACCATCAAGGTGCTGCTGGATCGCTGTGAGTGCATGGGCGAGATCGTCCTGGTGCACCAGGCTCCTCCACGAGTCCAGCGTGTGCTCAACGTCGCCCCGCTCGTAGCCGAGCATCGAGAATGTCGTGTCGTTAAAGAAGACTTCGTCGGTGATCAAATTCCAGTCCCAGAGGCCCTCGTTGGCGGCGCGGATGGCGAGGTCGAGGCGCTCCTCCGTTCTTCGCCGTTCCGTGATGTCGAAAGAGAGGCCGAGCAAGCCGGAAACCTCTCCGTTCTCCCCACGAAGCGGGACCTTGCTGGTGAGCAGGTGGGCGGTGGTGCCGTCGGCTTGCGTCTGCGATTCCTCGACGTTGATCCGGGTCTGGCCGGACTCCATCACCTCGACGTCGTCTCTGTGGAACGCACGGGCCTGCTCTGCCGTCCAAGGCATGACGTCGTCGAAGTCGTCCCTTCCGACGAGGCCGGCAGGCGAGTCCAGGCCGGCGATGTCAGCGACGAGCTGGTTGCACCCGAGGTACCTGCAGGCCCGGTCCTTCCAGAACACGAAGACCGGGATGTTGGCGATGATGTTCTCGAGCAGCTGGCGTTGGCTGTCGAGCTTCTCTTCGGTCGCGCGGCGTTCCGTCACGTCAAGGACGATTCCATCGTGGTAGAGGAAGGTGTCCGAGTCGTCGTGGATCGGTCGCATGGAGTCGGACACCCAGCGAATGGAGCCGTCAGCGTGCCTGATCCGGTACTCGAGGGTGATCGAGTCGCCCGTCCGTGCGGATCGCTCCAGGGCATCGAGCAACTGCTGCCGGTCTTCTTCAAGGACGATGTCGAGCATCGCCTGGAGGCCACCGATCCGAAAGTGCTCCACGGGCAGCCCACAGATCGGCTTGCTATCTCCTTCGACGAGCAGCAGGCCTGCTTCCGTTGAAAGCGTCGCCCGGTACGCGATGCCCGGGATGTTGGCGGCGAAGCTTCGGTACAGGTCATCGTCCGTGCTCCGCCCGGGACCTGACGGCCGGTCAGATTCAGCCATGGCCCGATCTCCGGCTGTGGCTCTCGTGCATTTGCTTGACGCCGTGCAGGCAGTGTGGCATCGCGGAGAGGACCTGCACGAGGCCGAACATGGCGAGCCCGTGGTGGGCGCCCGGGGCGAACCCCTCGCCGAGACCCTCGATGATCTCCCATCCGGCGGTGAGCAACAGCAGGACCCCTGCACCCATGGTCAAGACGGGGCTCTCGGCAACGCGCGCGACGAAGTTCCAGAAACCGGCCGAGTGATTAGTGTGCCTGTTCATGATGGTTCTCGCGTTGGGCGGAGCGTGCCCCGAGTTCGTGTTCCTGGAGTCGGGACTCGTAGTCAGGCGGGAACACCCAGAAGCCCGTCTTTTCATCGCGTTCGAGTCCTCGCTCGCTGGCAGTCAGCCCCAGCGTCAGGTAGAGCCCAATGTCGGAGCTCACCCACGGGTTCTGGTGGTAGTAGCTGTGCCCGAGGAACGTGCTGTGCTTCTTCTGTGCCCTGGACACATCGACCGCCTCGAAGGACTGCACGCTGCGGAGCGCCCGCTGCTCTTCGGGCGAGAGCCGCTTCACGGATGCGCCCAGGCGTGTGTCGCTGAAGATCATGGAGGACAGACTCAGCGCCGTGTCTCGGGTGCTGGCGTACATGACGACCGACTCGGCGCACTCGTCGAACCCGTCCAGGGTCGCGTTGATCGCCCGGAGGAGGTCCATGTCCGGCGCCGCGAGCACGACCCGGCCGATCCGCGTCGCGGATTGCAGCGATACCTGATCGGCCTGGTAGTGCATGAGCCGCAGGTCTCGCATCGCCTCAACAACGATCGGGTTCCCCGCGCTGTGGGCAACGATGTTGATGCGGCCGATCTCGGTGTGCTCGACGAGGAAGCGCAGCAACTCGCGGAACTGCCGTGTCGCGTAGGCCGCGTTCGCCTTGTCCGCCTGGTACTCGAACAGGCTGTGCTCGGACGGCCAGGCGAAGCTCAGCATGGCGCCTCGGCGTCCGGAATAATGCCAGATCTCGGCCGCGATGCCGAGGTTCTTGGTGTAGTCGGTGTTGAACCCGTGGACGAAGATGTAGGCATCGTCGCTCCCAGTGGACAGGAGCTGGTCGTTGATCGCCTCGGCGAACGCCGATGCGGGCTCGCGGCTGCTGTCGGGCGCGGTCCAGTCGCGAGTGAATCCCAGGTCGGGGGGCGGAACGCTCGCCCAGAGCAGGCCGTATTCCTCGAAGCTCGAGAACTCGATCCGAGTACCGGTGCTGCGTCGGGGGTCCCGGGACGCGTCGACCAGTTCCGGCCAGGTCAGACCAGCGCCGATCTCGAGCTCGGCTCGACCGAGTCTGAGCACGCGGCTTCGATCGTTGGAGTAGAACCGTGCCGGGCTCGTTCGCCCGGATGGTTCGCGCCCGCTCACGACAAAGACGGGGGTTGTCGACCGCTGCTCAGCTGCCGTGGTGAGTGCGAACGGATCGTGTGCGCCCTCGGCGATCACGGTGGGCGTGGGCATCAGGTACTGCCTCGAAGAACAGCCGCTCCCAAGCAGCACAGCAGCGATCAGCACGGGCAGGATGCGGAGATACTTCATTTCTGGGACTCCTCTTTCGCGAGGCGTTGGTCGGCGAGCGCCCAGCCTCCCCCGAACGAGCGGTACAGCTCGGCCACATTGGCGGCCTGGCGGCCCTCACTCGTGATCAACGCGTCTTCCGAGTCGAACAGCGCTCGCTGGGCTTCGAGGACGCGCTGGTAGTCGGAGAGTCCCGCGCGATAGAGCTCGTCTGAGAGAGCCGCGGACTCCGAGGCGGCGTCGACCGACTGTCGCAGGAAGACTTCTCGCTCACGCTCGCGCACCAGACCCTCGATCGCGCTCGTGGCTTCCTCGAGCCCGGTCAGAACTGCCTGCTCGTACGCCATCAGAGCCTGACGAGACCGCGCGTCTTCGGCGTCGACCAGGTTTCGAAGTCGACGCGAATTGAAGATGGGCAGTCGCACTCGGGGACCAACGCTGAACGCTCGCGCGTCTCCAGTGAACAAGTCGCTCCCGAAGCTCTCAGACTCGAAACCGAAGCTGCCGGAGATCGAGAATCGAGGGTACAGCTCGGCCGTCGCCACTCCGACGCGAGCAGTCTGTGCCGCGAGTTCACGCTCCGAGCGGCGAATGTCCGGTCGCTGGCGGATAACTTCCGCGGGTGTCGAGATCAGCAGCTGCTCGGGCGGCTCAGGAATCCCTGAGGACTGCGCGAGGACGGGATTCAGAGAGCCCGGCTGGTCACCCAGCAGCACACTGAGCCGGTTCTTCGCCCGGGCGGCAGCTTCGATCAGTGCAGGGACGGTCGATTCGGTTTCGGCGAGCAGGACACGGGCCTGTATGACGTCCAGCTCGGACACGAGCTCGGCCTCGAAGCGTGCACGCGCGATGTCCAGTGAATCGTATTGGATCTTCACGTTTCTCTGGGCGACGCCCAGGCGCTCTTCGAGGGTTCGGACTTCGAAGTACGTGGTCGCGACCTCGGCGAAGAGAGCGATGGACACCGCGCGGTAGTCTTCGATCGATGCATCCCACTCCGCTCGAGACGCCTCCACCGATCGCCGGATGCGGCCGAACACGTCGATCTCCCACGAGGCGTCGAGCCCGAAGGCGTAGTTGTCGACTGCATCGCTGCTCGGGACGGCCCCGGCGGTCCTTTCGCTCTCTCGAAGACGGTCGTACGTTGCGAAGGCGTCTACCTGCGGGTAATGCGCACCACGTGCCACGCCGGCGAGCGCCCGTGCCTCGTCGATGCGGGCGACGGCACGCTGGAGGTCCTTGTTAGCCGACGCGGCCCGTACGATCAATTCGGTCAGGACTGGGTCATCAAACTGGTCCCACCACGTGGAGAGGGAGCCGCTCTGGGCGTGTGAGAGCTGTTCAGCCGGACCGCTCCACTCGGTGGACACGGGGGTCTCTGGGGCGTTGTAGTCCGGGCCGACCGTGCAGGCCGGTAGTGCGACCACCAAACACACCCCACAAGCGGCAGATCGGACGGAGCGATGGTTCACGGCGTCACCTCCGAGGGATGGTCAGAAACGGTGCGTGCCGCTTCGTCGCCCTGGGGTATGGCGAGCATGCGGGCGACGAGGAAGCCAAGAAAGAACACGCCGGAGATCGCCTCGATGGTGGCGGCGGCCTGGGCCGGCTCGGTTCTCGGCGTGACGTCGCCGTACCCGAGGGTTGTGAGCGTGATGTAGCTGAAGTAGATGAGCTCGCCCCAGTCGAGTTCGCTTCCACCGGGCGATGCATACGACGACGAGTCGATGAGCGTGAAGAACGCATGCACGCCGCTCCACGCAAGGCCGAGGAGCAGGTATGCGGACGCCGCCGCGAGGAGCCGATCATCGGTGAGGCGTGCGTGCTTCGAGGCATACCGCAACGAGTGCCACGCGACATACGTGAAGAACGGGACGCTGGTACACGCCGACACGAGCTCGGCACGCGGGGCGTCAGCCTGGTGGGTGAGGGTGGCGAAGATCGCATGGGAGCCCACGCCGACGGCACCGAGCAGCGATGCGATGACGATGTGCTTGCCCGTGCCGCGGAGCGTCAGCACGCCCGACACGATGAGAGCGAGCATCAGGACACCGACCGCGGCGTCCCCGGCCAAGCCATCTGGCAGGACCGGATATACGACCAGCAACGTTCCCGTCGTGCTAATAAGGGGTAGGGCGGGATAGCGCCGTGTTGCGAACATGCGCGCAGTCATGACACCGACTCCGCCGGCGGTCGAGCACCGTAGAAGGTAATGTACAGAGTTGGCACGAAAAGGAGCGTCAGCACGGTCGCGAAGGTCAGCCCGAACATGATCGCGATTGCCATGCCCTGGAAGAACACGTCCGTGACGAGCGGCAGCATCCCGAGCACCGTCGTAGCTGCGGCCATCATGACGGGTCGCATGCGGCTGACGCCCGAGTCAATGACGGCGTTGTAGGTGTCCATCCCGTTCGACAGGTTGAGATTGATCTGGTCGATCAGGACGATCGCGTTCTTGATGAGCATGCCCGAGAGACTCAGTGCCCCGAGGAACGCCATGAAGCCGAAGGGGAGATTGAACAGCAACAGGCCCGCCGTCACGCCGATCAGGGCGAGCGGCACCGTCAGCCAGATGATCAGCGGCTGGCGAAGGTTGTTGAACAGCCCGATGACGATG
This Phycisphaerales bacterium DNA region includes the following protein-coding sequences:
- a CDS encoding amidohydrolase family protein, which encodes MVTVDGEHARIIDKTDVLSQNGIFAAIGQSGTIAASDAVLEVEATGMFLIAGLADAHVHFDFSEVAADAQSQFVREPNDILCRLYVAHGVTFVRSMWGTPSIVELRDQLNAGTRIGPSMITTGPLLTQASAIPTRMLGSIDDIRPILEEHTRFGYDALKIHSSPEAAGCTLLVDQAAQLGIPVYGHVPFTLGLQEALDLPGLQTVEHVVTFCGASVRDGSPAQGARWPQMMELYNDQDEEKQRFWAARARESGKWICPTLTTSLTEGMLLDEFDDYLDEFDDDLVTASTIEYWRQSLGGEKTMYVRSNIDLRGLYEAPRAIVAALIDADARIIAGTDTPARPGIAGRSLHLELAEYVELGMTPAQALSAATVDVARALDQEQVMGRIAVGLRADAVLLRGNPLEDIANLSEIEGVLLRGEWLDRDALDALLEEARSLVQAANDSG
- a CDS encoding SpoIIE family protein phosphatase, which produces MSTPENAVSTVLLVDDNATNLQVLFKTLQPSGHRLLAAKSGEEAVKTATQITPDLILLDIMMPPGMDGYETLKRLKSEAALADVPVIFLSSLDATESKVKGLELGAVDYISKPFEAAEVTARVDTHLKLRRLQAEITQRNEQLAQANNRMKSDLEAAGRVQQALLPRSLPDCDGYDFGWAYRPCDELGGDALDIFKINDDTVGFYLLDVSGHGVPASLLAVTATRSLQPRPDRSSIVLEPGWDPGSAKVVPPGEVIRRLNVMNPMDDDRNPHFITMIYGLLQLSSGSIRYACAGHPGPIVVPSDGAPRIVDGGSPPVGLMADAEFEELELRLKPGDRIYIHSDGLNEQRDGRGQELGRERLRDALASVGDGAMTSADLAIGRVDSWSGAEEIGDDLSIVALFRATR
- a CDS encoding PAS domain-containing protein — protein: MAESDRPSGPGRSTDDDLYRSFAANIPGIAYRATLSTEAGLLLVEGDSKPICGLPVEHFRIGGLQAMLDIVLEEDRQQLLDALERSARTGDSITLEYRIRHADGSIRWVSDSMRPIHDDSDTFLYHDGIVLDVTERRATEEKLDSQRQLLENIIANIPVFVFWKDRACRYLGCNQLVADIAGLDSPAGLVGRDDFDDVMPWTAEQARAFHRDDVEVMESGQTRINVEESQTQADGTTAHLLTSKVPLRGENGEVSGLLGLSFDITERRRTEERLDLAIRAANEGLWDWNLITDEVFFNDTTFSMLGYERGDVEHTLDSWRSLVHQDDLAHALTAIQQHLDGLTPSYRCEIRVRASDGSWRWILDVGEVTDRDSSGRPVRMIGVHIDVTELRAARERAEAADRAKSEFLSNMSHELRTPLNGVLGYAQLLLRDANMTGEQRRSMSAIQSCGQHLLTLINDVLDLARIESGKLRIEMEDTDLQKLLTSVRDVLAQRATEKDIALCLDVSPEVPRGVSTDATKLRQVLVNLAGNAIKFTSGGSVTLRVSEPAIGTLRFEVEDTGVGMTPQELDRVFEAFAQADAGKHAGGTGLGLAISRNIVAALGGEIEATSEPGIGSRFRFDIPLREVELDLSSPAPAGLDDQTSIAVPAGRVLRVLVADDRPENRDIVEQMLALPGIEVTSVDNGQAAVEQAEVLWPDVVLMDVRMPVMNGIDATRAIRGKNALSQIKIIAISASVFENQRRQIQDAGCDGFLGKPLQAAELYGTLAELCDLELTTDQPLAGTSSEPQPPLSADLSARHGARLASLASVGDVSAIEAFAGELAAASDPERALAERIAGHLAEFDLDALRLLAEQLSATEQP
- a CDS encoding alpha/beta hydrolase yields the protein MKYLRILPVLIAAVLLGSGCSSRQYLMPTPTVIAEGAHDPFALTTAAEQRSTTPVFVVSGREPSGRTSPARFYSNDRSRVLRLGRAELEIGAGLTWPELVDASRDPRRSTGTRIEFSSFEEYGLLWASVPPPDLGFTRDWTAPDSSREPASAFAEAINDQLLSTGSDDAYIFVHGFNTDYTKNLGIAAEIWHYSGRRGAMLSFAWPSEHSLFEYQADKANAAYATRQFRELLRFLVEHTEIGRINIVAHSAGNPIVVEAMRDLRLMHYQADQVSLQSATRIGRVVLAAPDMDLLRAINATLDGFDECAESVVMYASTRDTALSLSSMIFSDTRLGASVKRLSPEEQRALRSVQSFEAVDVSRAQKKHSTFLGHSYYHQNPWVSSDIGLYLTLGLTASERGLERDEKTGFWVFPPDYESRLQEHELGARSAQRENHHEQAH
- a CDS encoding efflux transporter outer membrane subunit, producing the protein MVALPACTVGPDYNAPETPVSTEWSGPAEQLSHAQSGSLSTWWDQFDDPVLTELIVRAASANKDLQRAVARIDEARALAGVARGAHYPQVDAFATYDRLRESERTAGAVPSSDAVDNYAFGLDASWEIDVFGRIRRSVEASRAEWDASIEDYRAVSIALFAEVATTYFEVRTLEERLGVAQRNVKIQYDSLDIARARFEAELVSELDVIQARVLLAETESTVPALIEAAARAKNRLSVLLGDQPGSLNPVLAQSSGIPEPPEQLLISTPAEVIRQRPDIRRSERELAAQTARVGVATAELYPRFSISGSFGFESESFGSDLFTGDARAFSVGPRVRLPIFNSRRLRNLVDAEDARSRQALMAYEQAVLTGLEEATSAIEGLVREREREVFLRQSVDAASESAALSDELYRAGLSDYQRVLEAQRALFDSEDALITSEGRQAANVAELYRSFGGGWALADQRLAKEESQK
- a CDS encoding potassium channel family protein, which gives rise to MLALIVSGVLTLRGTGKHIVIASLLGAVGVGSHAIFATLTHQADAPRAELVSACTSVPFFTYVAWHSLRYASKHARLTDDRLLAAASAYLLLGLAWSGVHAFFTLIDSSSYASPGGSELDWGELIYFSYITLTTLGYGDVTPRTEPAQAAATIEAISGVFFLGFLVARMLAIPQGDEAARTVSDHPSEVTP